A single Methanocella sp. DNA region contains:
- a CDS encoding anaerobic ribonucleoside-triphosphate reductase activating protein — MKLNLGDVIPTSTLDWPGKVVLVVFMWGCPMKCPYCSNARFIEVPEDIQPVDTESVNAKVLDASRFVDGVVFSGGEPFMQPAALKEMASFVKEQGLLVGVHTNGAYPGRIAELANTGLLDAVFLDVKAPLEYEAYRAACRELEMDAFAAIKRSLALCCELRRDNKIKFFEARTTVFQGISDQPEDIARIACAVECADAYVVQQGRPEVAMDERLKATESIHRNRLLELARAARERSKVKTVKVRTHLFGDEIVTA; from the coding sequence ATGAAGCTGAACCTCGGGGACGTCATCCCGACGTCGACGCTGGACTGGCCGGGCAAGGTCGTGCTGGTCGTTTTCATGTGGGGATGCCCCATGAAGTGCCCCTATTGCTCTAACGCACGCTTTATCGAGGTGCCCGAGGACATTCAGCCCGTCGACACCGAGTCTGTCAATGCGAAAGTGCTCGATGCCTCCCGCTTCGTGGATGGCGTCGTGTTCTCGGGAGGCGAGCCCTTCATGCAACCCGCCGCCCTCAAAGAGATGGCCTCTTTTGTAAAAGAGCAGGGCTTACTCGTGGGCGTCCATACCAACGGCGCCTACCCGGGCCGTATCGCAGAGCTGGCGAACACCGGCCTGCTGGATGCCGTATTCCTGGACGTTAAGGCGCCCCTGGAGTACGAGGCGTACCGTGCCGCCTGCAGGGAGCTGGAAATGGACGCCTTTGCCGCGATAAAGCGCTCGCTGGCGCTGTGCTGCGAGCTCCGGCGCGATAATAAGATAAAGTTCTTTGAGGCGCGGACGACCGTTTTCCAGGGCATCAGCGATCAGCCCGAGGACATCGCCAGGATCGCCTGCGCCGTCGAGTGCGCCGACGCCTATGTGGTCCAGCAAGGCCGTCCCGAGGTCGCCATGGACGAGAGGCTCAAGGCCACGGAGTCCATCCACAGGAACAGGCTACTGGAGCTGGCGAGGGCTGCCAGGGAACGGTCGAAGGTTAAAACGGTAAAAGTGAGAACGCACCTATTCGGCGACGAGATCGTAACAGCTTAG
- the nrdD gene encoding anaerobic ribonucleoside-triphosphate reductase, with product MAYYTRSDSTSAPPASYGSKAREGSIYIIKSDSRIELYDPNKVVVSLIRSGVPYKMAADIADELQYKIYDGMSTRTLRTILINLVDQRNPEAALKYKQAHEMFVRTSRGTLERFDPKFIEDSLVKEADLSREVASHVSKEVEGKLRKLKVNYLTAPLIREIVTVQLLEEGLEEARSQYTRLGMPVYDVTQLIEKGSKENANLHHNPETIHKFAGDQILREYLLVKILPRHITDAHLRGDIHLHDADYFAVRPNCLQHDLSWFFQNGLRVDGTGDHTSVAAPPKHAMVAALHAAKILASSQTNMAGGQSLDNFNVFMAPFFTGMSYDEVKQVAQAFVYEMNMQYVARGGQVVFSNINIELTVPPFLRDEPAVGPKGKIVGKYGDFEDELIVFTEALLDVFLDGDARGKPHLFPNTIVKVRDSAFKDPKQQELLLKVHYLFSKYGTPYILNMLPGWQHQAVNSMGCRTRLSGDWADRQGYPNPRYSTMRTGNIHYHTINLPRIAIEANGDDNKVFELLDQRLDLCRESLEIKHNLMERRLYENKLLPFLTQKGKSGEDYYQFKDLTHTVGFVGLNEFARIHMGKALHESKDAYDFGMDLIKYMRDWAEFRTEMTDWRWTLTQSPAESTAGRFAKLDLLEFGDRAIVKGDREKANVYYTNSSHLEVDADVPLFERARLEGEFHPVCNGGHITHLFLGEGTPNPEGLMSLTEKLCRNTNMGLFDYTRDLTTCKNCSTASGGLQKACQNCGATGSALEYYSRITGYCQRIGSGDSVTGGWNDAKVAELRDRRRYCI from the coding sequence ATGGCTTATTATACAAGATCCGACAGCACGAGTGCTCCACCTGCGTCTTACGGCAGCAAGGCGCGAGAGGGGAGCATCTACATCATAAAATCCGACAGCAGGATAGAGCTGTACGACCCCAATAAGGTGGTCGTTAGCCTCATACGTTCTGGCGTGCCCTACAAGATGGCCGCTGATATAGCGGACGAGCTGCAGTATAAGATATACGACGGCATGTCCACCAGAACATTGCGTACGATTCTGATCAACCTGGTCGACCAGCGGAACCCCGAAGCTGCGCTGAAGTATAAGCAGGCCCACGAGATGTTCGTGAGGACGTCCAGGGGCACGCTCGAGCGCTTCGACCCGAAATTCATCGAGGACTCTCTCGTCAAGGAAGCGGACCTGTCCCGGGAAGTGGCCTCCCACGTCTCAAAGGAGGTCGAGGGCAAGCTGCGCAAGCTCAAGGTCAATTACCTCACCGCGCCCCTCATCCGTGAGATCGTGACGGTCCAGCTTCTCGAAGAGGGGCTTGAGGAAGCGCGCTCGCAGTACACGAGGCTGGGCATGCCGGTGTACGACGTCACCCAGCTCATCGAGAAGGGCAGCAAGGAGAACGCGAACCTGCACCACAACCCCGAGACGATCCACAAGTTCGCCGGCGACCAGATACTTCGCGAGTACCTTTTAGTGAAGATCCTTCCCCGCCATATCACGGATGCCCACCTGCGGGGCGACATCCACTTACACGACGCCGACTACTTCGCCGTCCGGCCCAACTGTCTGCAGCACGACCTGTCCTGGTTCTTCCAGAACGGCCTGCGCGTCGACGGCACGGGCGACCACACGTCGGTCGCGGCGCCGCCCAAGCACGCCATGGTCGCGGCGCTCCACGCCGCCAAGATACTGGCGAGCAGCCAGACCAACATGGCGGGCGGGCAGTCGCTGGACAACTTCAACGTGTTCATGGCCCCGTTCTTCACGGGCATGAGCTACGACGAAGTAAAGCAAGTAGCCCAGGCGTTCGTCTACGAGATGAACATGCAGTACGTGGCCCGGGGCGGCCAGGTCGTCTTCTCGAACATCAACATCGAGCTGACCGTTCCGCCGTTCCTGAGGGACGAGCCGGCCGTCGGCCCGAAGGGCAAGATCGTCGGCAAGTACGGCGACTTCGAGGACGAGCTCATCGTCTTCACCGAGGCCTTACTCGACGTGTTCCTGGACGGCGACGCCCGGGGCAAGCCGCACCTTTTCCCGAACACTATAGTCAAAGTGCGGGACTCGGCCTTCAAGGACCCGAAGCAGCAGGAGCTGCTGCTCAAGGTGCATTACCTCTTCTCGAAGTACGGCACCCCGTACATCCTGAACATGCTGCCCGGGTGGCAGCACCAGGCGGTCAACAGCATGGGCTGCCGCACCCGCCTCAGCGGGGACTGGGCCGACCGGCAGGGCTACCCGAACCCCAGGTATAGCACCATGCGGACGGGCAACATCCACTATCACACCATCAACCTGCCGCGGATCGCCATCGAGGCGAACGGCGACGATAACAAGGTCTTCGAGCTCCTCGACCAGCGGCTCGACCTGTGCCGCGAGTCGCTGGAGATCAAGCACAACCTGATGGAGAGGCGCCTTTACGAGAACAAGCTCCTCCCGTTCCTGACCCAGAAGGGCAAGAGCGGCGAGGACTACTACCAGTTCAAGGACCTGACGCACACGGTAGGATTCGTTGGCTTAAACGAATTCGCCAGGATCCACATGGGCAAGGCCCTCCACGAGTCGAAGGACGCCTACGACTTCGGCATGGACCTCATAAAGTACATGCGCGACTGGGCCGAGTTCCGCACCGAGATGACGGACTGGCGCTGGACGCTCACGCAGTCTCCGGCGGAGTCGACGGCGGGCCGCTTCGCGAAGCTCGACCTCCTCGAGTTCGGCGACCGGGCAATCGTCAAGGGCGACCGGGAGAAGGCCAACGTGTACTACACTAACAGCTCCCACCTGGAGGTCGACGCGGACGTGCCGTTGTTCGAGCGGGCGAGGCTCGAGGGCGAGTTCCACCCGGTATGCAATGGCGGCCACATCACGCACCTCTTCCTGGGCGAGGGCACGCCGAACCCGGAGGGACTGATGTCCTTAACGGAGAAGCTGTGCCGCAACACCAACATGGGCCTGTTCGACTATACGCGCGACCTGACGACCTGCAAGAACTGCTCGACGGCCTCCGGCGGCCTGCAAAAGGCCTGCCAGAACTGCGGCGCCACCGGCTCCGCCCTGGAGTACTACTCGAGGATCACAGGCTACTGCCAGCGCATCGGCAGCGGCGACTCGGTCACGGGCGGCTGGAACGACGCCAAGGTCGCCGAGCTCCGCGACCGGCGCAGGTACTGCATTTAA